The Phragmites australis chromosome 15, lpPhrAust1.1, whole genome shotgun sequence genome window below encodes:
- the LOC133892039 gene encoding protein YABBY 1: MSAQFASERVCYVNCNYCNNILVVNVPNNCSYNIVTVKCGHCTMVLSMDLSPFHQARTVQDNQVQNRGFQCNNFGSYEPASRNLRTTSMYPMSNNQQQVSPIRPPEKKQRVPSAYNRFIKEEIQRIKTSNPQISHREAFSAAAKNWAHLPRLHFGLSVTDGGGGGSN; this comes from the exons ATGTCAGCCCAGTTTGCATCCGAGCGTGTTTGCTATGTCAACTGCAACTATTGCAACAACATCCTGGTg GTGAATGTGCCAAACAATTGTTCCTACAACATTGTGACTGTTAAATGTGGGCATTGCACAATGGTGCTCTCCATGGACCTCAGTCCTTTTCACCAGGCACGCACTGTTCAAGACAACCAG GTCCAGAACAGAGGATTTCAATGTAATAATTTTGGGAGCTATGAGCCAGCTTCTAGAAATCTACGAACAACATCCATGTACCCGATGTCAAACAATCAGCAGCAAGTGTCACCAATACGAC CCCCAGAGAAGAAGCAACGTGTTCCATCAGCTTACAACAGATTCATCAA GGAAGAAATACAGAGGATAAAGACGAGCAATCCACAGATTAGCCATAGGGAGGCATTCAGTGCTGCAGCAAAGAAT TGGGCTCATCTTCCTCGTCTCCATTTCGGCCtgagcgtcaccgacggcggcggtggcggcagcaaCTAG
- the LOC133892267 gene encoding uncharacterized protein LOC133892267: MLEFTCYTKITPAKDVPETFPAYIYKLTPFADLPRHAGENRNFLDVLGMITEVSDTHSVQLPNQPTPTLNRDIVLKDLSNAEIRLTLWGRRAAEFSIDSIYNEEQAKPVVVLIVGSLMKTYAGQGYLSGNTACRWYFNPTIPEAEQFYTALHNQRLPIKHITAATQQATPLRTSLHLEDKYLSDLQAMDPYDFPDGGYRCTITITRLVLNTAWWFPSCNRCSRACAPDADGYRCNTCSCTSYRFKYKLCFIANDGTAEAEMIAFGDVARRIVGKPVQQVLRSSRSANNTPPDIAAIVSLKFTLAVTLTEQSYYNPQKSYQVNSVVTAYGRQHALPHTGDDQQKQPATSQIPIHSLTYPTSSSTHPTSQTLDYPISSYAAPPDPTVPSEPKSTAPSPQSNIEKVTAKNTPPDATPPPSLDHDETPSKKSKLIHDIGSSKHSAAHKRLFQDTIDIAKSLILLTQLCTYASLFN, from the exons ATGCTAGAATTTACTTGCTACACAAAAATAACTCCAGCAAAAGATGTCCCAGAAACGTTCCCAGCATACATCTACAAACTTACACCTTTTGCTGACCTTCCAAGACACGCAGGCGAAAACAGGAACTTCCTAG ATGTTCTTGGCATGATCACTGAAGTCTCCGACACACACTCGGTGCAGCTTCCAAATCAGCCAACGCCCACTTTAAACAGAGACATTGTCCTTAAAGATCTTAG CAATGCTGAAATTAGATTGACTCTATGGGGCCGACGAGCTGCTGAATTTAGCATCGACAGCATTTACAATGAGGAACAAGCTAAGCCAGTTGTTGTCCTCATCGTTGGCAGCCTCATGAAAACCTATGCAG GTCAAGGATATTTGAGCGGCAATACCGCATGTCGCTGGTATTTCAATCCCACAATTCCTGAAGCTGAACAATTTTACACCGC GCTTCACAATCAGCGCCTACCAATCAAGCATATCACTGCTGCCACACAACAAGCAACTCCACTGCGAACATCACTTCACCTCGAAGACAAATATCTCAGCGATTTACAAGCAATGGATCCATATGACTTCCCG GACGGTGGATATCGCTGCACTATTACTATCACCCGTCTAGTGCTAAACACAGCATGGTGGTTCCCATCATGTAATAGATGCAGCAGAGCCTGTGCACCAGATGCTGATGGTTACAGGTGCAACACATGTTCTTGCACAAGCTACCGTTTCAA ATACAAGCTATGCTTCATTGCAAATGATGGAACTGCCGAAGCTGAGATGATAGCTTTTGGCGACGTTGCCCGGCGTATTGTAGGTAAACCTGTCCAACAAGTCCTGCGATCATCAAGATCTGCAAATAACACACCGCCAGACATCGCAGCTATAGTGTCTTTAAAATTCACTCTAGCAGTTACCTTAACAGAACAGAGCTACTACAACCCCCAAAAATCATACCAAGTGAACTCTGTTGTTACTGCTTATGGAAGGCAGCACGCACTCCCACACACAGGAGATGACCAGCAAAAACAGCCAGCAACTTCTCAAATCCCAATCCATTCACTCACATATCCAACATCGTCAAGCACCCACCCAACATCTCAAACACTAGACTATCCCATCAGTTCTTATGCTGCTCCACCTGATCCTACGGTACCATCTGAACCCAAGAGCACCGCACCATCACCGCAATCAAATATTGAGAAAGTGACTGCCAAGAACACGCCACCAGATGCC ACCCCTCCCCCATCACTGGACCATGATGAGACACCATCGAAGAAATCTAAACTCAT ACATGATATTGGTTCATCTAAACATTCCGCTGCTCACAAAAGGCTATTCCAAGATACTATAGACATTGCAAAG TCACTCATCCTGCTGACTCAACTTTGCACATATGCTTCTCTATTTAACTAG